One Corynebacterium uterequi DNA segment encodes these proteins:
- a CDS encoding ABC transporter substrate-binding protein gives MLFNKARRVLAVTLAAGMAALSLTACGGASDTTADGKTRLDFYYPINVGGPLEAVVNGFVEDFEAENPDIDVTPVYSGDYNQTVAAVKAAIDGGEAPAAAVLMSAELKTMNDEGLIQPISELTDDTEWLNSFHPAFLANSTLDGKVASIPFQRSTVVQIWNKDHFKQAGLDPEVPPQTWDELVTMGKQLKEKSDTTWAVQLPSDYPNGAWIFQALTLQNGLKLDNEEGTEVKFNDPKSVEAVKFLQKLTDEGVQQPGTVAWGTLPNEFTAGNASIIWTTTGQLSNIRKNANFDFGVSILQQNEQFGTPTGGGNYYVLADASDKQKEAAVKFAKFLTDPQRQAEWTVASGYVAPSDAAWQTQTLKDYVADFPQAYVAYQQLEYAQAELSPYRRGAVEQAIADALAAAMNGTSAEDATKQGQEQIDGILRDYQ, from the coding sequence ATGTTGTTTAACAAGGCACGGCGCGTCCTGGCGGTCACCCTCGCCGCCGGTATGGCAGCACTTTCCCTCACCGCCTGCGGTGGGGCCAGCGACACCACCGCCGACGGCAAGACCCGGCTTGACTTCTACTACCCCATTAACGTGGGCGGCCCGCTGGAGGCCGTGGTCAACGGCTTCGTTGAGGACTTCGAGGCGGAGAACCCCGACATCGACGTCACCCCGGTGTACTCCGGCGACTACAACCAGACCGTCGCCGCGGTGAAGGCCGCCATCGACGGCGGCGAGGCCCCGGCCGCGGCCGTGCTCATGTCCGCCGAGCTGAAGACCATGAACGACGAGGGCCTCATCCAGCCGATCAGTGAGCTGACCGACGACACCGAGTGGCTGAACTCCTTCCACCCGGCCTTCCTGGCGAACTCCACCCTCGACGGCAAGGTCGCCTCTATCCCCTTCCAGCGCTCCACCGTCGTGCAGATCTGGAACAAGGACCACTTCAAGCAGGCCGGCCTGGACCCCGAGGTCCCGCCGCAGACCTGGGACGAGCTAGTCACCATGGGCAAGCAGCTCAAGGAGAAGTCCGACACCACCTGGGCGGTCCAGCTTCCCTCCGACTACCCGAATGGCGCCTGGATCTTCCAGGCCCTGACCCTGCAGAACGGCCTCAAGCTCGACAACGAGGAAGGCACCGAGGTCAAGTTCAATGACCCGAAGTCCGTCGAGGCCGTGAAGTTCCTGCAGAAGCTCACCGACGAGGGCGTCCAGCAGCCGGGCACCGTCGCCTGGGGCACCCTGCCCAACGAGTTCACCGCCGGTAACGCGTCGATCATCTGGACCACCACCGGCCAGCTGTCGAACATCCGCAAGAACGCCAACTTCGACTTCGGCGTGTCCATCCTGCAGCAGAACGAGCAGTTCGGCACCCCCACCGGCGGCGGCAACTACTACGTCCTCGCCGACGCCTCCGACAAGCAGAAGGAAGCCGCGGTGAAGTTCGCCAAGTTCCTCACCGACCCGCAGCGTCAGGCCGAATGGACCGTCGCCTCTGGCTACGTCGCCCCGAGTGACGCCGCCTGGCAGACTCAGACCCTCAAGGACTACGTGGCCGACTTCCCGCAGGCGTACGTCGCCTACCAGCAGCTGGAGTACGCGCAGGCCGAGCTGTCTCCCTACCGTCGAGGCGCCGTCGAGCAGGCCATCGCCGACGCGCTAGCCGCCGCGATGAATGGCACCTCCGCGGAGGACGCCACCAAGCAGGGCCAGGAGCAGATCGACGGCATCCTGCGCGACTACCAGTAA